In one window of Armatimonadota bacterium DNA:
- the nuoK gene encoding NADH-quinone oxidoreductase subunit NuoK encodes MPYVQLQHYLIVAALLFAIGAFGALARRNAVAVLMGVELMLNAANINFLAFWRYIDPSRLEGQVFVLIIITVAAAEAAVGLALVLNIYRMFRTVEVDRVSDLKG; translated from the coding sequence ATGCCTTACGTACAGCTGCAGCATTACCTGATTGTCGCCGCACTGCTCTTCGCGATCGGCGCGTTCGGTGCCCTGGCGCGGCGCAATGCGGTGGCCGTGCTCATGGGCGTCGAGCTGATGCTCAACGCCGCGAACATCAACTTCCTCGCTTTCTGGCGCTACATTGATCCATCGCGCCTGGAGGGCCAGGTGTTCGTGCTCATCATCATCACCGTCGCCGCCGCCGAGGCCGCAGTGGGCCTGGCGCTGGTGCTCAACATCTATCGCATGTTCCGTACGGTCGAAGTCGATCGCGTCAGCGACTTGAAGGGATAG
- the nuoL gene encoding NADH-quinone oxidoreductase subunit L, whose amino-acid sequence MTSILIIPALPLASFLIIAALFLRPQRSRFAPYVLVAALAASLALSLSAAIGLWQSPTHAAIEERGTWLAINPSAGSLTLEVGVLLDPLSALMLVVVSLVSLLIQIYSMGYMRGDPGYGRYFAFMSLFSFSMLGLVASNNFLQTYVFWELVGLCSYLLIGYYYQTVVAANAAKKAFIVTRFGDVGFLIGIIALSYAGGTFNFLRLEQLIESGGLTPFFFGQSVFVTVTALLIFSGAVGKSAQFPLHVWLPDAMEGPTPVSALIHAATMVAAGVYLVARAFFVFHASGAALVVVACIGAFTAFLAATIAVVQSDIKRVLAYSTISQLGYMMLALGAGSVAAGMFHLTTHAFFKALLFLCAGSVIHAMHTNDMWEMGGLGKPMRATAITCAIGALALAGIWPLSGFYSKDQVLAAVATSPGLAAALGTGGRAVLLGFGLAVVFLTAFYMTRMWATTFAGKPRGKGDAHAHESPAVMILPMAVLALLAIVGGLLNHELLGAPLNSLLGAGEAHEGHAGWVVWASLGLAVCGIASGWMMYGAREQRAEPLAGRIARPVYRFVERKWYMDDFYHGIVARVVIAASAVFAWFDRHVVNGFVDGAAWLMGAAGRYLRLAETGQLQFYALVLLAAAALIGLALAFLGVGFIPTAAVVP is encoded by the coding sequence ATGACGTCAATTCTCATCATACCTGCGCTGCCGCTGGCGAGCTTCCTCATCATCGCTGCGCTGTTCCTACGGCCGCAGCGGTCGCGCTTCGCGCCGTACGTGCTCGTCGCGGCGCTCGCGGCGTCGCTGGCGCTCTCGTTGAGCGCCGCCATCGGCCTGTGGCAGAGCCCGACGCACGCGGCGATCGAGGAGCGCGGGACGTGGCTCGCCATCAATCCGAGCGCGGGCAGTCTGACCCTCGAGGTCGGCGTGCTGCTTGACCCCTTGAGCGCCCTCATGCTCGTCGTCGTCAGCCTCGTGAGCCTGCTTATCCAGATCTATTCCATGGGCTACATGAGGGGCGATCCGGGCTACGGACGGTATTTCGCATTCATGTCGTTGTTCAGCTTTTCGATGCTCGGCCTGGTCGCGTCCAACAACTTCCTGCAGACCTACGTGTTCTGGGAGCTCGTGGGGCTGTGCTCGTATCTGCTGATCGGATACTACTATCAGACGGTCGTTGCGGCGAACGCCGCGAAGAAGGCGTTTATCGTCACCCGCTTCGGCGACGTCGGGTTCCTGATCGGCATCATCGCGCTGTCCTATGCCGGAGGCACGTTTAACTTCCTTCGGCTCGAGCAACTGATCGAGAGCGGCGGGCTCACCCCGTTCTTCTTCGGCCAGTCGGTGTTCGTCACCGTGACCGCGCTGCTCATCTTCTCCGGCGCGGTGGGCAAGAGCGCGCAGTTCCCACTCCACGTGTGGCTGCCCGATGCGATGGAAGGACCCACGCCGGTGAGCGCCCTGATCCACGCGGCGACGATGGTGGCCGCGGGCGTCTATCTCGTCGCCCGCGCGTTCTTCGTATTCCACGCGTCAGGCGCGGCGCTGGTCGTCGTGGCGTGCATCGGCGCGTTCACCGCGTTTCTCGCCGCGACCATCGCCGTGGTTCAATCCGATATCAAGCGCGTGCTGGCATACTCGACGATCAGCCAGCTCGGGTACATGATGCTCGCGCTCGGCGCGGGGAGCGTCGCCGCGGGGATGTTCCACCTCACGACCCATGCCTTCTTCAAGGCCCTGCTCTTCCTATGCGCGGGCAGCGTGATCCACGCGATGCACACCAATGACATGTGGGAGATGGGCGGCCTGGGCAAGCCGATGAGGGCCACCGCGATCACCTGCGCTATCGGCGCGCTGGCGCTGGCGGGGATCTGGCCGCTCAGCGGGTTCTACAGCAAGGACCAGGTGCTCGCCGCGGTGGCGACATCGCCGGGCCTGGCGGCGGCTCTCGGCACCGGCGGCAGGGCGGTCCTGCTCGGGTTCGGCCTTGCCGTCGTCTTCCTCACCGCGTTCTACATGACGCGCATGTGGGCCACAACCTTCGCCGGCAAGCCGCGGGGGAAGGGCGACGCTCACGCGCACGAATCGCCCGCGGTGATGATTCTGCCGATGGCGGTGCTGGCGCTGCTGGCGATCGTCGGCGGATTGCTCAATCACGAGTTGCTGGGTGCCCCGCTCAACTCCCTGCTCGGCGCGGGCGAAGCGCACGAGGGCCACGCGGGATGGGTCGTGTGGGCATCCCTCGGGTTGGCGGTGTGCGGCATTGCCTCGGGCTGGATGATGTACGGCGCTCGCGAGCAGCGCGCCGAGCCGCTGGCCGGCCGGATTGCCCGCCCGGTGTATCGCTTCGTCGAACGCAAGTGGTACATGGACGACTTCTACCACGGCATCGTGGCGCGGGTCGTCATCGCCGCGTCCGCGGTGTTCGCGTGGTTCGACCGGCACGTCGTCAACGGGTTCGTTGACGGCGCGGCGTGGCTGATGGGGGCTGCGGGGCGGTACCTGCGGCTCGCGGAAACTGGGCAGCTCCAGTTCTACGCGCTCGTGCTGCTCGCAGCGGCGGCCTTGATCGGCCTCGCTCTGGCGTTCCTTGGCGTTGGTTTCATACCTACTGCAGCGGTGGTTCCTTAG
- a CDS encoding NADH-quinone oxidoreductase subunit M, giving the protein MEGAVNWLQGHVLTLLLAFPAAASVIIMALPRTQKLAVRMTAAVAGAATVIIATYLFVAYDRAAGDIQFIEKVPWVPQLGLSYHVGVDGIGISLVVLTAFIIFTGAFASWTIEHRTKEFYAALFALVTGVFGVFVAMDMFFFFLFYELAVLPMYLLIGIWGTGPKEYAALKLTLYLLVGSAFMLVGMLGIYFFADVPQRTFDLIELTQSAGFAPHLQRILFLLVYVGFGILAGIWPLHTWSPDGHASAPTAVSMLHAGVLMKLGAYGVLRIGVGLLPVGAQYWALLVGGIAVINILYGAMAAMGQTDLKYVIAYSSVSHMGIVMLGIATLNYVGLNGAVFQMFSHGIMTGLFFALVGLVYEKAHTRDMPSMGGFASRMPGIAAAFTIGGLTSFGVPGTSGFMAELLVFLGTWRAYPVLAILAVFGIVVTATYVLRMLQRVFLGPFDAKHYEGIPDARTTEWVALVVLAALLILLGVLPGPMVSLIDSSIGGFIP; this is encoded by the coding sequence ATGGAGGGTGCTGTCAACTGGCTTCAGGGACACGTGCTGACGCTGCTGCTGGCATTTCCGGCGGCCGCGTCGGTCATCATCATGGCGCTGCCGCGCACGCAGAAGCTCGCGGTGCGCATGACCGCCGCCGTTGCCGGCGCGGCGACAGTCATCATCGCGACATACCTCTTCGTCGCCTACGACCGCGCGGCGGGCGACATCCAGTTCATCGAGAAGGTGCCGTGGGTGCCGCAGCTCGGCTTGTCCTACCACGTCGGTGTGGACGGCATCGGCATCTCACTCGTCGTGCTCACCGCCTTCATCATCTTCACCGGCGCCTTCGCCTCGTGGACCATCGAGCACCGCACCAAAGAGTTCTACGCCGCGCTGTTCGCCCTCGTCACCGGCGTGTTCGGCGTCTTCGTGGCGATGGACATGTTCTTCTTCTTCCTCTTCTATGAGCTGGCGGTGCTGCCGATGTACCTGCTCATCGGCATCTGGGGCACCGGGCCGAAGGAATACGCCGCGCTCAAGCTGACGCTGTACCTGCTCGTCGGCAGCGCGTTCATGCTCGTCGGCATGCTCGGCATCTACTTCTTCGCCGACGTGCCGCAGCGCACGTTCGACCTCATCGAGTTGACGCAGAGCGCCGGCTTCGCGCCGCATCTCCAGCGCATCCTGTTCCTGCTGGTCTATGTTGGCTTTGGCATACTCGCTGGCATTTGGCCCTTGCACACCTGGTCGCCAGACGGCCACGCCTCGGCACCCACCGCCGTCAGCATGCTCCACGCCGGCGTGCTCATGAAGCTCGGCGCCTACGGCGTCCTGCGCATCGGCGTCGGCCTGCTGCCGGTCGGCGCGCAGTACTGGGCCCTGCTCGTCGGCGGCATCGCCGTCATCAATATCCTCTACGGCGCCATGGCCGCCATGGGGCAGACCGACCTCAAGTACGTTATCGCGTACTCCAGCGTGAGCCATATGGGCATCGTCATGCTCGGCATCGCGACGCTGAACTACGTCGGGCTCAACGGCGCCGTGTTCCAGATGTTCTCGCACGGCATAATGACCGGTCTGTTCTTTGCACTCGTCGGCCTGGTATACGAGAAAGCGCACACCCGCGATATGCCGTCAATGGGGGGCTTTGCCTCCCGCATGCCCGGCATCGCCGCCGCATTCACCATCGGCGGGTTGACCTCGTTCGGCGTGCCGGGCACGAGCGGGTTCATGGCGGAACTGCTCGTCTTCCTTGGGACGTGGCGGGCGTATCCCGTCCTCGCAATCCTCGCCGTGTTCGGCATCGTGGTCACTGCAACGTACGTTCTACGGATGCTTCAGCGCGTGTTCCTGGGCCCGTTTGACGCGAAGCATTACGAGGGGATTCCCGACGCGCGCACGACGGAATGGGTGGCGCTGGTCGTTCTCGCGGCGCTGCTCATCCTGCTCGGCGTCTTGCCCGGACCGATGGTGAGCCTGATTGACAGCTCCATCGGCGGCTTTATCCCGTGA
- a CDS encoding NADH-quinone oxidoreductase subunit N has protein sequence MMPLDLRLIVPELAACGLALAVLGVDLIWPRLGGRRLGVGTAVGAAVILLLTLVRRDVTGTTLGGLYIADTYAVYFRFVFLIAAALVALLSAEFVEREVRRPGEYYSLLLFSTTGFMIMAGAGDLLTLYLGLELGTISLYPLAGYLKRQARSGEAGLKFMIIGAVSSATLLYGISLVYGAIGTTAFAGLREGIGGASWQLGRGLLLPEAPLALGIAFIIAGFSFKMVAVPFHMWAPDVYHGAPTPITAYLSVASKSAGFAVVGRVFLGPLLAASPQWALVLAGLSFASMFYGNVVAIPQSNIKRMLAYSGIAQAGYILVGLAAVSNFGAASALFYLLQYTFTNIGAFIVVTVVAQATGREDIPAYSGLSRRSPALGFALLLLLLSLGGIPPLAGFWAKLYVFAAGIQQGLWWLVMLGVLTTVVSLYYYLMVIKQVYIFDPADTSPIPIPRPAAVALFICTIAILLLAYPRPVLSLAEAAVRALTGS, from the coding sequence GTGATGCCACTAGACCTGCGATTGATAGTGCCGGAGTTGGCGGCGTGCGGGCTCGCGCTCGCCGTCCTCGGCGTTGACCTGATCTGGCCGCGCCTCGGCGGGCGGCGACTCGGTGTCGGCACCGCGGTCGGCGCCGCGGTCATCCTGCTCCTCACCCTCGTGCGGCGCGACGTCACCGGCACGACCCTCGGCGGGCTCTACATCGCCGACACGTACGCCGTGTACTTCCGCTTCGTCTTCCTGATCGCGGCGGCTCTCGTCGCGCTGCTATCCGCGGAGTTCGTCGAGCGCGAGGTGCGCCGCCCGGGCGAGTACTACTCCCTGCTGCTCTTCTCAACGACCGGCTTCATGATTATGGCAGGCGCGGGGGATCTGCTGACTCTCTACCTCGGGCTGGAATTGGGCACGATCAGCCTCTATCCGCTCGCCGGGTACCTCAAGCGACAGGCCCGCAGCGGCGAGGCGGGCCTGAAGTTCATGATCATCGGCGCGGTGTCGTCGGCGACGCTGCTGTACGGCATCAGCCTGGTCTATGGCGCGATCGGCACCACCGCCTTCGCTGGCCTAAGGGAAGGGATTGGCGGCGCGTCCTGGCAGCTCGGCCGCGGGCTGTTGCTGCCCGAGGCGCCGCTGGCGCTCGGCATCGCGTTCATCATCGCGGGCTTCAGCTTCAAGATGGTCGCCGTGCCGTTCCACATGTGGGCGCCGGATGTGTATCACGGCGCGCCGACGCCGATCACCGCGTACCTGTCCGTGGCGTCGAAGAGCGCGGGCTTCGCGGTCGTCGGCCGAGTGTTCCTCGGGCCGCTGCTCGCCGCGTCTCCGCAGTGGGCGCTCGTCCTTGCCGGGCTGTCCTTCGCGAGCATGTTCTACGGCAACGTCGTCGCCATCCCGCAGAGTAACATCAAGCGCATGCTTGCCTACTCCGGCATCGCCCAGGCGGGTTACATCCTCGTCGGCCTGGCGGCGGTGAGCAACTTCGGCGCCGCGAGCGCGCTGTTCTACCTCTTGCAGTACACGTTCACCAATATCGGCGCGTTCATCGTCGTCACCGTCGTCGCGCAGGCGACGGGCCGCGAGGACATCCCCGCGTACTCGGGCCTGAGCCGTCGCTCGCCGGCGCTCGGCTTTGCGCTCCTGCTGTTGCTCCTCTCCCTCGGCGGCATCCCGCCGCTCGCGGGCTTCTGGGCGAAGCTCTACGTCTTCGCCGCCGGCATCCAGCAGGGGCTGTGGTGGTTGGTGATGCTGGGCGTGCTGACGACCGTGGTTTCGCTCTACTATTACCTCATGGTCATCAAGCAGGTCTACATCTTCGACCCGGCGGACACGTCGCCGATACCCATCCCACGTCCGGCGGCGGTGGCGCTGTTCATCTGCACTATCGCCATTCTGCTGCTCGCGTATCCGCGGCCGGTCTTGTCTCTCGCGGAGGCCGCGGTCCGCGCCCTGACCGGCAGCTAG
- a CDS encoding electron transfer flavoprotein subunit beta/FixA family protein — protein sequence MLRIVACIKQVPDTSQVRMDPETNTLIREGVPSIINPFDIHAIEEAVRLKETYGGTATMLCMGPPWAKESLQKALSFGADDAVLLTDRALAGSDTWATSVALAAAIRKLDEEAPVDIVICGKQTIDGDTAQVGPGIATRLGYTQLTYVDKVELVNL from the coding sequence ATGTTACGGATCGTCGCATGCATCAAGCAGGTTCCCGACACCAGCCAGGTGCGGATGGACCCGGAGACGAACACGCTGATTCGCGAAGGCGTGCCCTCCATCATCAACCCCTTCGACATCCACGCGATCGAGGAGGCGGTCCGTCTCAAGGAAACCTACGGCGGTACCGCAACCATGCTCTGCATGGGTCCGCCGTGGGCCAAGGAGTCGCTCCAGAAGGCGCTGTCGTTCGGGGCCGACGATGCTGTCCTGCTCACCGACCGCGCGCTGGCGGGATCAGACACGTGGGCCACCAGTGTCGCTTTGGCGGCAGCGATCCGAAAGCTCGACGAGGAGGCGCCGGTGGACATCGTGATCTGCGGCAAGCAGACGATTGACGGCGACACCGCCCAGGTCGGCCCCGGCATCGCGACGCGGCTCGGCTACACTCAGCTGACCTACGTGGACAAGGTCGAGTTGGTCAACCTCGA
- a CDS encoding sulfatase yields the protein MAGQHRPLDEEGGARRVAPITRRTFCRSALLGLAGLTSQRVFAAASAPRPNILLITADDLGPYLGCYGDSIARTSNLDRLAAEGVRFERAFVTHASCSPSRSSIFTGLYPHQNGQIGLAHLGYSMREGMRTLPALLEQAGYRTGVIGKIHVAPDSAFPFDWKGGLKVADTRDVRLVAERAGDFMSQSAGPFFLMANYFDPHRPLAHQVKGVPQQPFASDGIKPFPFLGLDTPQIREEVAGYYNCAARFDVGVGMLLDRLAQAGHGENTIVIVLGDHGPPFTRAKTTCYEAGLHIPLIVRWPGRAKAGLASGALVSTVDILPTVLDGAGIELPAPIAGRSLVPLLRGKDVPWRESLCAEYTSHGPRNFYPRRSIRDARHKLILNLLPDRPNPVLGVDGCAAWAASRDPDLDGTMMRGVYDTYHHPSAVELYDLDNDPNEFHNLAGRPEHAAVENRLRRQLEQWREETNDPLVDPEALAALTREHDALPTK from the coding sequence ATGGCCGGCCAACACAGACCGCTCGATGAAGAAGGCGGGGCACGCCGCGTTGCCCCGATCACGCGCCGGACATTCTGCCGCTCGGCGCTGCTCGGCCTCGCCGGGCTGACATCCCAGCGCGTCTTCGCCGCCGCATCCGCGCCGCGGCCCAACATCCTGCTCATCACCGCCGATGACCTCGGCCCGTACCTCGGCTGCTATGGTGACTCGATTGCGCGCACGTCGAACCTCGACCGGCTCGCCGCCGAGGGGGTGCGCTTCGAGCGCGCGTTTGTCACGCATGCCTCGTGCAGCCCGTCGCGGAGCAGCATCTTCACCGGCCTCTACCCGCACCAGAACGGGCAGATCGGCCTCGCCCATCTCGGCTACTCGATGCGCGAGGGCATGCGCACGCTGCCCGCTCTGCTCGAGCAGGCGGGCTATCGCACCGGCGTCATCGGCAAGATTCACGTTGCGCCGGACAGCGCCTTCCCGTTTGACTGGAAGGGCGGCCTCAAGGTCGCCGACACGCGCGACGTCCGACTCGTCGCCGAGCGCGCCGGCGATTTCATGAGCCAATCCGCCGGCCCGTTTTTCCTGATGGCGAACTACTTCGACCCTCACCGCCCGCTCGCGCACCAAGTGAAGGGGGTTCCGCAGCAGCCGTTCGCCTCTGACGGCATCAAACCGTTCCCGTTTCTCGGGCTCGACACGCCGCAGATTCGCGAGGAGGTCGCGGGCTACTACAACTGCGCGGCGCGGTTCGATGTCGGCGTCGGGATGCTGCTCGACCGGCTAGCGCAAGCGGGCCACGGCGAGAACACGATCGTCATCGTCCTCGGCGACCACGGCCCACCCTTCACGCGCGCCAAGACGACCTGCTATGAGGCCGGGCTGCACATCCCGCTGATCGTCCGCTGGCCGGGCCGCGCGAAAGCGGGCCTCGCAAGCGGTGCGCTCGTTTCGACCGTGGATATCCTGCCCACCGTGCTGGATGGCGCGGGGATCGAATTGCCGGCGCCCATCGCCGGGCGCTCGCTCGTGCCGCTGCTCCGGGGCAAGGACGTGCCCTGGCGCGAGTCGCTGTGCGCCGAGTACACGTCCCACGGCCCGCGAAACTTCTATCCCCGGCGCTCGATCCGCGACGCGCGGCACAAGCTCATTCTCAACCTGCTGCCGGACCGGCCCAACCCCGTGCTCGGCGTTGACGGCTGCGCCGCGTGGGCGGCGTCCCGCGACCCGGACCTGGACGGCACGATGATGCGCGGCGTGTACGACACCTATCATCATCCGTCCGCGGTGGAACTCTACGACCTCGATAACGACCCCAACGAATTCCATAACCTCGCCGGCAGGCCGGAGCACGCCGCAGTTGAGAACCGCCTGCGCCGGCAGCTCGAGCAATGGCGCGAGGAAACGAACGACCCGCTTGTCGATCCCGAAGCGTTGGCGGCCTTGACGCGGGAGCACGACGCGCTTCCGACCAAGTGA